In Mesotoga infera, a single window of DNA contains:
- a CDS encoding carbohydrate ABC transporter permease: MTKRGRTTKWVSIALMIVFAVILAFPLYWIVVTAFKEPTEVFSMIPKWLPEKWTLDNFKEVFNIIPFGRYYFNTILYAFGLLAVQLITVTLAAYAFARMDFRFKKILFMILLVQLMIAPQTLIVPNYMTISNMGLLDTKTAIALPYVASAIGVFLLRQGFAAIPRELEEAATIDGCGTFRFMISIAIPLLKPTYLAFTLISVTYHWNEFFWPLIVTDSVKARTLTVGLAMLAEASESAAAWTLLMAATLLVILPLIVFFAIFQKTFISSFMQSGMKG; encoded by the coding sequence ATGACGAAAAGAGGAAGAACGACTAAATGGGTCTCGATCGCGTTGATGATAGTCTTTGCCGTGATTCTCGCTTTCCCGCTCTATTGGATAGTCGTTACGGCCTTCAAAGAACCGACCGAAGTCTTTTCGATGATTCCAAAGTGGCTTCCCGAAAAGTGGACTCTAGACAACTTCAAAGAGGTCTTCAACATAATCCCTTTCGGGAGGTATTATTTCAACACGATTCTCTATGCCTTCGGACTTCTCGCAGTGCAACTCATTACTGTGACTCTCGCCGCTTACGCGTTCGCCAGAATGGATTTCAGATTCAAGAAGATTCTCTTCATGATTCTGCTTGTGCAGCTCATGATCGCTCCACAGACGCTCATAGTTCCGAACTACATGACGATCAGCAATATGGGCCTGCTAGATACGAAGACTGCCATTGCGCTTCCGTATGTGGCCTCTGCAATCGGCGTCTTCTTGCTGAGACAGGGCTTCGCAGCAATCCCTAGAGAACTGGAAGAGGCGGCGACTATTGACGGCTGCGGAACCTTTAGGTTCATGATCTCGATAGCCATCCCGCTGCTTAAACCGACCTATCTTGCCTTCACGCTCATTAGCGTGACTTATCATTGGAACGAATTTTTCTGGCCCTTGATAGTAACTGACAGCGTCAAAGCCCGCACATTGACAGTCGGCCTTGCGATGCTTGCGGAGGCCTCAGAAAGTGCGGCTGCCTGGACTTTGTTGATGGCAGCGACCTTGCTCGTTATACTACCACTAATTGTCTTTTTCGCTATTTTCCAAAAGACATTTATATCAAGCTTCATGCAATCCGGAATGAAGGGGTGA